From Halarcobacter mediterraneus:
AAAGCTTATCAAACCTTATTCTATTTTTCTTAAAGATTAAAAAACTTTTTTCACATTTTTCTTCTGCTCTTTTTTCTTTATGATATATACTTACACTATTTACCATTAATATTTTGCCTAATGTCATTAATCTCAGACTATATTCCATATCATCATGATGAATAAAAAATTTGTTTTCAGGTAGCCCTATTTTCTTAACAGAAGACATTGGTACTAATATCCCTACAAAAGATGCCATTTCGATTTCGCATGTTTCTTTTTCATAACTTTCTTTAGGCATAGGTCTAGAAAAAGAAGGTAAACAGTTTTCATAGTCAAAGAAACCTCTATGTCCATAGCCTGAAAGAGAAATTTCATTTTTTTCTTTTGTTCCAATTAAAGTTTTTGGAGCATATCCACTATATTGACTATCTGTGTTTTTTAGCAATACTTCAAGACAATTAGTCTCTGGCTCTGCATCATCATCCATTAGCCATACATAATCATAATTATTTTCTAATGCATACTTTACTCCATAATGAAAGCCACCTGCTCCACCAAGATTTTTCTCTAATCTTTTGTATATAATATATTCTGAGTTTAAATATCCATCTTCTTCTATTTTATTTGGTGTTCCATCTGTTGATGCATTATCCACAACTAAAATGTCTGTTTTTAATGTTTGTTCTAATAGTGCATCTAAACATTCTGTTAGAAGTTGATATCTGTTAAAAGTTACTACTACTGTGCATATTCTCAATTTTTATTCTTTTCTTAAAGTTAGATTATTTTAACTATTTTTTACTTTCAAGTAGTTTCACAATACTGCTAATACTATTATTTTCTATTATTTCATCTGCAGAACACTTTATTCCTAGCTCAGATTCAATAGCCATAAACAAGTTTAGTTGACCTAAAGAGTCCCATTCTTCAGGATTACCTATTTTAGAATCACTTTTTATTTGACAATTGAAAACATCACTTGCTATTTGAATAACTTTTTCTTCCATTAAATATCCTTTTTATACCTTGTTTCATCTATTTTTTTAAAGCCTAAATTACAATACATATCTTTTGCAATCTCATTTTTATCTGTTTTTATATATTCTGCTATAATTTTTTTATTAGGAACTACTTCCGTAATTTTTTCTATTAATAACTTCTCAACATCTCTTTTTAAAACTCTACAACTTAATAAAAAGGTATCAATATAAATATCTTTTTCGACTTTTATTATACAAAGTCCTATTATCCCTTCATTTGCATATTTATCTTTATAATCAACTGCAATTACTCTATAATCATTACTCTCAATAAACTTTTCTATATCTTGTTGAGTATATCTTCTAGTAGTTAAATTAAATTGATTTGTTTTTTGAGTAAGTTGAGAATACCTTTGTGCGTATCTAATATCATCAATATAAAAAGTTAATTCTATTTCTAAACTTTTTAGAAACTCTTCATAATTCATTGTTTTAGATACTTCATCCCTTTTTATTTTTGCTTTATATTGCTTCTGTTTTTGTTTGTCTTCATCATTTATTTTCAGCTTATAAAAATATTTATATACCACTTCTTTTTTAAACCAGGAATTAAGTTCATATATATCTTCAGGAAAATTTGGAACACAAACTTTTGTAGTTGTTTTTACTAAATCTCTTTCTACAGGGTTATCATCAATAAAAACTAGGCTATCATCTGCTATATTAAGTTCTTGTGCTATCTCTAAAAGGTTTTCATTCTTATTATTCCAATTTGCTTTTATAATAATAAAGTCATCTTTTTTTAAAATTGAAGAGTTATGGTCTAATCCCTTAAGGGCATCGGCATAATTATTCTTAGAATTAATTGCTAATATTATTCCAAAATCTTTTAATTTCTTTATATTTTTTTGGAATTCTTGATATATAGCACCTTTACCCTCATTGGATAATTCTATTTCACCTTCTCCTATTACACCACCCCAAAGAGTATTATCTAAATCTAACACTAAACATTTTTTACAAGATGATTTATATGCATTTAAAAGAGCTTTTATGTCTTTTGCTAATTCTTCAAAAACATCTTTTGTAAATTTTATTTTACCTAGATACCAAAACTTTTCTGCATATGAACTTTTAATACCTAGCCTCTTAATTATCGAGTTAAAATCTAAAACAAGAAAATCATTATTTTTAGAATAGTTTAAAACTTTTTGGTTAAGTTTTAATTCCATTAGCAAGGATTCATTTGTATAAGTATCAAGATAGTATGGATAAAAACAAAGAGTATTAATTATAATTATTTTACCTCTTTGTTTTAATTCTTTTAAAGAGGCTAAGACCTCATCAAGATTTTCATTTAATGTATCTATATCTAAAAAACATAAAATACAATCAGTTTCCTGTGAGTATAGTTTTGAGTTTTTATCTAATAAATCTATAAAATAATTTCCATAAGAACAACTATTTTTAACTTTAAACTCTTTTAGATAATACTTTAGACTATCCATATTTATGTTACTTATTATTTCAATTTGCATTTAGAAGCTCCACTAGTCCTAAAGGTGTCATTAAAAAAGCCACTTCTCTATTATCAAATAAAACAGCAGGCTTTGGTTCTGATATAACTATAGCTCCTTTAAAATTATCTATAGCTTCATTTATATCCTCAACTTCATAACAAATATGATAGTAGGTAGTTTTTGCTTTTATCAGTTTGTCTACTACATTTCCAGTCACTAATTCTATATTCAAATCTTTTGTTTCTATCATTTGAAGTGTTGCATCTTGATTTTCGTCAAAAATTTCTTCACTTATATTAATTACTTCAAAGTTTTTGTTCACAAAGTCTAAAGAAGTTTTTAAACTTTTTGTTGCAATACCTATATGATGGAATTTCATTTTTTCTCTTTTTCTAACGACATTACTGTATATTCTTGATTATTGTGTATCTCTTTTCTCAAAATTTTAAAGCCAAAAAATTCATGTATTTTTATCACATGGTTTTTACTATCATTTATACATAATAATCTATCCAAAGATAAGTGCTCAAAAGCAAGTTCTATTATAATTTTTTCTATTTTTAGCACTTCACTCTTATAGTTTTCATTAATCAAAAAATAGCCCCAATAGGCTTCTTTTTCATCAATATCATGATATGAAATAGCAATAAATGGTATATTATCTTTATAAACTAAATAATTTAACTTAGTATCGTCATTTTTTAAGCTATCAATCCATTTTAAATGACTTTCTAATGTTATTTCATCTTGTTGAAGCATCCACTTTTTATTTTTATTTCTAGATTCTAAAACTAAACACTTTTCATCATATGTCAAACTACAATAGTGTTTAAAGGTGTATGTTTCTAGAGTAAACTTATCTTTTAGATTCACTTTTTATCCCATTTATTAACTTTACTAATTTTTTATTTGAAAATGTTTCCAGTACTTTATACTTTTTCTTTTTTAAGTATTTATACATATATTTTTGATTATCTGCAGTTTTAATAGCAATAAAGTCTAAGTTCATATAAATAACTTCATGAACAGTTACACTAGGAGTAACTATTGCAAAGCTACTTCTTGCCATCAATTTTGCTATTTTTTTTGAGTCAATATATAAATTAATATTTTGGTATTTACTACACTTTTTCTTTAAAGCTTTCAAATTTTTATTTGAAGAACTTGTAATAATATTAACTCTATATTTTTTAAAATATTTTACTAAAACATCTATAATCTTAGGATTTAAACCTAAGTGGTCAACTCCACCCATTGCAACAAAAATCTCATTTTTCTTTTTGACTTTTTTTTGCTTTTTAAATTCATCTCTTATTAGAGTATGTTTTTTACCACATCTAAGTTCACAAAAACTAGGAACTAATTTCTTATATTTTTCCTCTTTTGCATAAATATTATGATTTAAAACTATATCGCAATAATGTTTCTTATAGATATCATCAAAACAAAGAAGTTTTATTTTTGAGTTTTGCTTTATATATTTTTCAAAACTATAATCTATATCATAATTATCTATTACAATAAAATCTATTTTAAGTTTTGTTATTAACTCCAAAAATTCTTTTTTATTATTGCTTTTTAAAACTTTAAGGGTATAGCCTTCTTCAATTACTTTTTTATTAAAGTTACCACTTAAGTTTTCACATGCAAAGTATATTTTAGAGTTTTTGTATTTTTTAGCAAGAGTCAAACTTCTCATAAGATGTCCAAGACCTATATTTGAAGAAGAGTTTACTCTAAAAAGAATCTTTTTCAAGTCTATCTCCAAACTTATAATCTTTCTTTGCTTTTTTACCTAAAATTTCATTTAAATATTTTGGATGCAATCCAAATCCTGGTCTTACTGATTTTATATTCTCATTTGTAAACTCTTCACCTTCTTTGATATCTTTACAAACATAAAGGCTTCTTGAATACTTTCTATTTTTCTTTCTTTTATCATTCATTTCATAATCAATAGTTCCTTGAAGCTTTTGAGCTTCTCTTATTGATTTTATCATAAAAGCTAAATCATCTTTTTCCATAGAAAACTCTGCATCAGGACCACCAATACTCTTATCAAGTATAAAATGTTTTTCAATAACTTTTGCACCCAATGTAACTGCCATAATAGGAGCTGTACTTCCTAAAGTATGATCAGAAAAACCAACTTCTACCCCAAATCTTTTTTTCATATCAGCAATTGTATTTAAATTTGCATCTTCAAGTGGTGCTGGGTATGAGCTAGTACACTTTAAAAGAATAATATCTTCATTCCCTTCTTTTTTACATATATCAATTACATCTTCAATTTCTTCTAAAGTTGCAATACCTGTACTTATAATTATAGGTTTTCTTTTACTTGCTACATATCTTATTAATTCATAATCAGTTATTTCAAATGAAGCAATTTTGTAAGCACTAGGATTAAACTGCTCTAAAAAATCAACTGCCGTCTTATCAAAAGGTGAAGAAAAAATATCTATTCCAATTTCTCTTGCATAAGCAAATAGTTCTTCATGCCACTGCCAAGGAGTACTTGCCCACTCATAAAGTTCATAAAGATTTTTTCCATCCCAAAGTGTTCCACCATCAACCATAAAGTCATCATTTTTACAGTTTAATGTTATTGTATCTGCTGTATATGTTTGAAGTTTTATTGCATTTGCTCCACACTCTTTGGCTGCTTTTATGCTTTTCTTTGCAATTTCTAAAGAACCATTATGGTTTGCACTTAATTCTGCAATTACATATACATTACCTAATGAAAAATCAAAATCACCTATTTTCAAGTAGTCTCCTTTTTCATACTGTTATTAATAGCTTCATATAAAAACTGAGCTCTATCCCAATCCTCTAAAGTATCAATATCTTGAACTAAATATCTCGGTAAAATAATAGGAATACTATTTTTCCCAAAAACTATTTCACTTGAAGTTTTTTTCAAATCATCAAAATAAAATTGTCCTGCATCTTGATAAGCTTCTTCTAAATCTTGGCTTCTTTTTGAAAAGTTTTCAGGCCAAAACATTTCACATCTATTATCTTGTGTAATTTTAAAAGTTCTTTGAATTGGAAAAGGCATTGAAGTACAAGAGAAAGCTATTTTTGCATCACTATTTTTTAGTTTTTTAAAGGCTTCAATCAAATATTTTTCTTGAAGTAAAGGAGCTGTTGCATAAATAGTACAACAATAATCATACTCTTCATTTTGAGATTTTAAAAAATCTAAAGCATGGGAAACCACAGCACCTGTACCAGTAAAATCATCACTTAACTCTTTTGGTCTTATAAATGGAACTTCCGCTCCATACTCTTTTGCAATATTTGCTATTTCTTCATCATCAGTACTTATAATTACTTTATCAAATAGTTTTGATTTTAAAGCCACTTCAATACTATATGCAATTAACGGCTTTCCATAAAAAGGTTTAATATTTTTTCTAGGTATTCTTTTACTTCCCCCACGGGCTGGAATTATTGCTATTGCTTTATTCATTAATTATTTCCAATAAAGTTTTTATAACATATTCTTGTTCTTCATTACTCAAATTTGGATATAAAGGAAGAGAAAAAGCTTCTTTATAATACTTATCCATAATAGGTGTTATTTCATCTCCATATCCCAATTGTCTATAAAAAGGCTGCTTATTTATAGGTATATAGTGATATTGTAATCCAATATTTTTTTCTCTCATTTTATAAAACAGTTCTTCTTTTGATATATTTAAACTTTCAAAATCTATTCTTACTACATACAAATGATAAGAAGAGTTTTCATCAAAAGAGTATAAAGGTTTAACTTTTGTATTTAAAAAAGCTTTATCATAATACTTTGCAAGTTCTTTTCTTTTATTTACAAAATTATCTAACTTTTTTAATTGAGATAAACCCAAAGCACAAGAGATATCTGTAATTCTATAATTAAAGCCTAATTCCTGCATTTCATATTCCCAAGATTTCATAGAAGAAGTTTTTAACATGCCATGATTTCGTAAGATTAATAACTTTTCATAAATATCTTTTGAGTTAGTTGTAATTGCTCCACCCTCACCTGTTGTTATATGTTTTACAGGATGAAAAGAAAAAATTGAACAGTCACTATTTTTACAAGAACCTGCTTTTATTCCATTAAATTTTGCACCAAGACTATGTGCACAATCTTCAAGAATCTCTATCTTATATTTTTCTTTTAGGTATTTTAGTTTTTCTTGATTTACAGGTTTTCCTGAAAAGTGAACTATATATATTGCTTTTATAGAAGAGTCTTCTTTTAAAATCTCTTCACAAGCTTCTAAATCTATATTTCCATCTTCTTTAATATCTACAAAAATTGGTTTTGCACCTACATAAAGAATTGAGTTCGAAGTTGCTAAAAAAGAGTTTGGAGTTGTTAAAACTTTATCATTTTTATTTAAAAGACATAAAGAAGCTAGATGTAAAGCAGCTGTTCCATTTGATACTACAACACAATATTTTGCCCCTGATACTTTACAAAGTTTTTCTTCAAACTCTTTTACTTTGGGACCTATTGTTAAAAAGTCTGATTTTAAAACCTCTAAAACAGAATCTATATCATCTTGAGATATTGTTTGTTTACCGTAAGGAATAAAATTCATTAATATTCTTTTATTAAATCCAATAATTCTTTATGGCTTAACCAAACATCATTTTTCCCAGAATTATATTCAAAACCTTGCTCTACTCTTATTCCTTTTTCTCTTATACTATTCTCACTATAATCTCTAATTGAAGTGAACTTTATAGTAGGGGCTATTACAAAATGGTCTTCAAATTCATATGTTAAATGGGAATCATCACTAGGGCACATTATTTCATGTAATTTTTCCCCAGGTCTTATTCCTATAATTTCATGGGAAAGGTTAGGAGCCAAAGCAAGTGCTAACTCAGTTATTTTCATAGATGGAATTTTTGGAACAAAAATCTCTCCACCTTTCATTCTCTCAAAGTTTTTTAAAACAAACTCTACACCTTGTTCTAAAGTAATCATAAACCTTGTCATTTTAGTATCTGTTATAGGTAAACTTTGTTTACCTTCATCTATAAGTTTTTTAAAAAAAGGAATAACAGAACCACGACTTCCAATTACATTTCCATATCTTACTACTGAAAAAAATGTATCTTGTTTTCCTACAAGGTTATTTGCAGCAACAAAAAGTTTATCACTAGCTAATTTTGTAGCCCCATAAAGATTTACTGGATTTGCTGCTTTATCTGTTGAAAGAGCAATTACTTTAGTAACTTTATTCTCAATTGCTGCATCAATTACATTTTGTGCACCATCAATATTTGTCTTTATACATTCCATAGGATTATATTCCGCAATAGGAACATGCTTTAAAGCTGCAGCATGGATTACATAATCAACATCTTTCATAGCTTTTTTAAGTCTTTGAAAATCTCTTACATCTCCTATAAAATATCTCATACATTTATCATTATATTCTTGAGCCATTTCATATTGCTTTAATTCATCTCTTGAATATATTATTATTTTATTTGGTTTATACTTTTCTAATAGTATTTCAGTGTACTTTTTACCAAAACTTCCTGTTCCACCAGTAATAAGAATGGTTTTGTCATTAAACATTTAAGACCTTTGATTTTTATAAGAGAATTTTGTACTCAAATAATATCTAAATTAATATTTATCTTTAATTTTTAAGAGTATATATGCAATAATTTATATTAGTACATTAAAACATAGGTGAAAAATGGCAAATAGCATTCCTGAAGATATATTAAAAATTCAAAAAAAACTTGCTTCCTTTGAAAAAGGTAGTAGAAACTACAAAAAATATACAAAAATTCTTGCAAAACATATTAAAAGTAATAATATGAAGAATAGAGTATCTTCTCATATAAAAACCATTGAAACAATAGAGAGTTTTACAAAAGAGACGAAGAAAGGAGAATAAATATTGCATTTTGCAATAAAACTTATTACTTAAAAAATATTGTGTTAAAATTCTAACATAAATAAAAAACATACCCACAAATAGGAAATATAAAAATGGATGAAAATCAAAAAAAATCACTTGATTTAGCAATTAAACAAATCGATAAAACTTTTGGAAAAGGTACATTAATTAGATTAGGAGATAAAGAAGTTGTACCAACAGAAGCTATTTCTACAGGTTCATTAGGACTTGATTTAGCTTTAGGAGTTGGAGGACTTCCTCAAGGTAGAGTTATAGAAATTTATGGTCCTGAGTCATCAGGGAAAACAACACTTACACTTCATGCAATTGCAGAATGTCAAAAAGCTGGAGGAGTTTGTGCTTTTATTGATGCAGAACATGCTTTAGATACTGTTTATGCAAAAAACCTTGGTGTTGATATTGACAACTTACTTGTATCACAACCAGATTATGGGGAGCAAGCTTTAGAAATTTTAGAAACTGTTATTAGAAGTGGAGCCGTTGATTTAGTAGTTATTGATTCAGTTGCAGCATTAACTCCAAAAGTAGAAATTGACGGAGATATGGATGATCAACAAGTGGGTGTACAAGCTAGACTAATGAGTAAAGCACTTAGAAAAGTTACTGGTCTTTTAAATAAAATGCATTGTACTGTTATTTTTATTAATCAAATTAGAATGAAAATTGGTATGACAGGATATGGAAGCCCAGAAACAACGACAGGTGGAAATGCACTTAAATTCTATTCATCTGTAAGACTTGATATTAGAAGAATTGCTACACTAAAACAAGCTGAAAACTCAATAGGAAATAGAGTTAAAGTAAAAGTTGTAAAAAACAAAGTTGCAGCACCATTTAAACTTGCAGAGTTTGATATTATGTTTGGTGAAGGTATTTCTAAAACAGGTGAACTTATTGATTATGGAGTAAAACTTGATATTGTAGATAAAGCTGGAGCTTGGTTCTCTTATGATAATACAAAAATTGGGCAAGGGAAAGAAAACGCAAAAGTATTCTTAAAAGATAATCCAGAGATTGCAAAAGAAATCGAAGATAAAATTTTAACAGCAATGGGAATTAATGATGAATTAATTCAAGGAGAACCTGAAACAGACGAAGAATAATTACAATTTTATTTCAATAGCAATTATCAAAGCGACACAAAATAAAACTTTTTGTATAATAATTTGATTTAATAAATTTAGGAGACCTAAATGGTATTTATTGATAATATTTATGCAGATGAAGTTTTAGATTCAAGAGGAAATCCAACTGTTAGAGCAACAGTTGTTTTAAGTGATGGTACAAAGGAAAGTGCAATAGTTCCAAGTGGAGCAAGCACTGGAAAAAGAGAAGCTTTAGAACTAAGAGATGGTGATGATAGATTTTTAGGAAAAGGTGTTCTTAAAGCTGTTGAAAATGTAAACACTGTTATTGCTGATGAATTAATGGGATTAAGTCCTTATAATCAAGCAGAAGTTGATGCAACAATGAAAGACATTGATGGTACAGATAACTACTCAAACTTAGGAGCAAATGCTGTACTTGGTGTTTCTATGGCAGTGGCAAGAGCAGCTGCAGCATCACTTGATATTCCTTTATATAGATATTTAGGTGGAGCAAATGCAATGACTATGCCTGTTCCAATGTTCAACATTATCAATGGTGGAGAACATGCAAATAACTCAGTTGACTTTCAAGAATATATGGTAATGCCTGTAGGTTTTGAAAACTTCAATGAAGGACTAAGAGCTGTTGCTGAAATCTATCAAAACTTAAAAAAAGTAATTGATGGAATGGGAGAATCAACTGCCGTTGGTGACGAAGGTGGATTCGCTCCAAATTTAAAATCAAATGAAGAACCAATTCAAGTTATTTTAGAAGCAGTTGAAAAAGCTGGTTATAAAGCTGGTGAGCAAATTGCTATCGCACTTGATGTTGCAGCTTCAGAACTTATAAATGATGAAGGAAAATATGTTCTTAAAGGTGAGAATAGAGAATTATCATCAGAAGAACTTGTTTCTTACTACGAAGACTTATGTAATAAATATCCAATTATTTCTATAGAAGATGGTTTATCAGAAGATGATTGGGATGGATGGAAAATCTTAACAGAAAGAATTGGAAATAAAGTTCAATTAGTTGGAGATGACCTATTTGTTACAAATGCAAATATTCTAGCAGAAGGTATCCAAAAAGGTATCGCAAACTCAATTTTAATCAAACCAAATCAAATTGGAAGTGTTTCTGAAACAATGCTAACTATTAGATTAGCACAAAGAAACAATTATAATTGTGTAATGTCTCATAGATCAGGAGAATCAGAAGATGCATTTATTGCTGATTTTGCTGTTGCATTAAATTGTGGACAAATCAAAACTGGTTCTACAGCTAGATCGGATAGAATCGCTAAATATAATAGATTATTAGAAATTGGTGCAGAGATTGGCTATGCTGAATACTTAGGGAAACAACCTTTCTCTAAATAATTTATGAGAGAAAATTTTCATGAACTAAAGAAGTTTTCGTTAATAGTAATAGGTTCTATTGCTATTACGATGCTTCTTTCTTATCATGTTGCAAATATTCTTTTTGGAGATAACTCTTTAGAAGTTTATACTTCTTTAAAAAATAAAAAAGAGTATCTTCAAAGTGAAATTAAAAGATTACAACTTGAAAATGCTCGTTTACAAAAAGAGTATTTTGAACTTAAAAATTTGGAGCCTGAAGAATGAAAACTTTATTTACATTGTTAATGATTTTACAAGTTAGCTTAATAGCTAGAGAAAATCCTTTTGAACCTACAATAGCTTATGAAGAAGAAGCCGCAAGAATGATTGAAATGCAAGAGGTTGAAGAAGATTATGCAATAGAATTTCAAAAAGAACAACACTATGTAAATGACATGTATGAAAAAATGAATAATCCAAAAGAAGAAAAGCCTAAAAAGCCTGCTTTAACAGAAGATAAAGTAAAGAAATTAATTGAAAAAGCTACAAAAGAAACAGAGAAGAAAACAAAAGCAATTGTAAAAAAAGCAGTTGAAGAGAAACCAAAAGAAATAGAGCAAGTTGTATTTGTAAAACCAAGACTTGATGTATCATATGAAAAAGAGATTTTACCTTTTGTTAAAGTTTCTTACGACAATGATAAAATAGATATTTTTTCTAAATATAAAGTTTCAAAAAAACTTACTTTGCCAAATGAGAAAAAAATCATTTTAGATTTTACTGCAAGAGAAAATTTTTATACAGTAAGAGAAAAATTAGAATCTACAAACTTCTTAAAAATAACAGCAGGAAATCATAAAAAAGATAACTTTTTTAGAGTTGTTGTAGAGTTATCACAACTTCCTGATAATTATGAAGTTACATATGATGATGATAAAGTAAGTATCATAAAACTTTACTCAAATGAATAAAAAACTTCAAAAGAAGTTTTTTATTCACACTCTTAAAATATACCCTTCCCCTTTTATTGTTTCAATATCTAACTCAGGTACTTTTTTTCTTAGTCTAAAAAGTACTTGTCGTCTTGTTGCATCATCGATTATTTCATCATTCCACAACAATAAATCTACTAATTCATTTGAAACTAAGTTATTTTTATTTAAAACTAAAATATTAAAAAAACATTTTTCTTTTTTTCCTAATACTATTACTTCACTTTTATTTTTTAATACACTTGTTCCTATACAATAATTATAGTCATCACTTAGTTGAATTATACTTTTTTCACTTTTATTTT
This genomic window contains:
- a CDS encoding glycosyltransferase family 2 protein; this translates as MRICTVVVTFNRYQLLTECLDALLEQTLKTDILVVDNASTDGTPNKIEEDGYLNSEYIIYKRLEKNLGGAGGFHYGVKYALENNYDYVWLMDDDAEPETNCLEVLLKNTDSQYSGYAPKTLIGTKEKNEISLSGYGHRGFFDYENCLPSFSRPMPKESYEKETCEIEMASFVGILVPMSSVKKIGLPENKFFIHHDDMEYSLRLMTLGKILMVNSVSIYHKEKRAEEKCEKSFLIFKKNRIRFDKLWLKYFGLRNSIYIAFKYGKGLKKYFSAVNIYLTLIKDIILYDDNKWIRIKFASNSFFDGVRGHFDNDKPAKILKGE
- a CDS encoding acyl carrier protein: MEEKVIQIASDVFNCQIKSDSKIGNPEEWDSLGQLNLFMAIESELGIKCSADEIIENNSISSIVKLLESKK
- a CDS encoding HAD-IIIC family phosphatase yields the protein MQIEIISNINMDSLKYYLKEFKVKNSCSYGNYFIDLLDKNSKLYSQETDCILCFLDIDTLNENLDEVLASLKELKQRGKIIIINTLCFYPYYLDTYTNESLLMELKLNQKVLNYSKNNDFLVLDFNSIIKRLGIKSSYAEKFWYLGKIKFTKDVFEELAKDIKALLNAYKSSCKKCLVLDLDNTLWGGVIGEGEIELSNEGKGAIYQEFQKNIKKLKDFGIILAINSKNNYADALKGLDHNSSILKKDDFIIIKANWNNKNENLLEIAQELNIADDSLVFIDDNPVERDLVKTTTKVCVPNFPEDIYELNSWFKKEVVYKYFYKLKINDEDKQKQKQYKAKIKRDEVSKTMNYEEFLKSLEIELTFYIDDIRYAQRYSQLTQKTNQFNLTTRRYTQQDIEKFIESNDYRVIAVDYKDKYANEGIIGLCIIKVEKDIYIDTFLLSCRVLKRDVEKLLIEKITEVVPNKKIIAEYIKTDKNEIAKDMYCNLGFKKIDETRYKKDI
- a CDS encoding VOC family protein: MKFHHIGIATKSLKTSLDFVNKNFEVINISEEIFDENQDATLQMIETKDLNIELVTGNVVDKLIKAKTTYYHICYEVEDINEAIDNFKGAIVISEPKPAVLFDNREVAFLMTPLGLVELLNAN
- the pseG gene encoding UDP-2,4-diacetamido-2,4,6-trideoxy-beta-L-altropyranose hydrolase yields the protein MKKILFRVNSSSNIGLGHLMRSLTLAKKYKNSKIYFACENLSGNFNKKVIEEGYTLKVLKSNNKKEFLELITKLKIDFIVIDNYDIDYSFEKYIKQNSKIKLLCFDDIYKKHYCDIVLNHNIYAKEEKYKKLVPSFCELRCGKKHTLIRDEFKKQKKVKKKNEIFVAMGGVDHLGLNPKIIDVLVKYFKKYRVNIITSSSNKNLKALKKKCSKYQNINLYIDSKKIAKLMARSSFAIVTPSVTVHEVIYMNLDFIAIKTADNQKYMYKYLKKKKYKVLETFSNKKLVKLINGIKSESKR
- the pseI gene encoding pseudaminic acid synthase, producing MKIGDFDFSLGNVYVIAELSANHNGSLEIAKKSIKAAKECGANAIKLQTYTADTITLNCKNDDFMVDGGTLWDGKNLYELYEWASTPWQWHEELFAYAREIGIDIFSSPFDKTAVDFLEQFNPSAYKIASFEITDYELIRYVASKRKPIIISTGIATLEEIEDVIDICKKEGNEDIILLKCTSSYPAPLEDANLNTIADMKKRFGVEVGFSDHTLGSTAPIMAVTLGAKVIEKHFILDKSIGGPDAEFSMEKDDLAFMIKSIREAQKLQGTIDYEMNDKRKKNRKYSRSLYVCKDIKEGEEFTNENIKSVRPGFGLHPKYLNEILGKKAKKDYKFGDRLEKDSF
- the pseF gene encoding pseudaminic acid cytidylyltransferase, producing the protein MNKAIAIIPARGGSKRIPRKNIKPFYGKPLIAYSIEVALKSKLFDKVIISTDDEEIANIAKEYGAEVPFIRPKELSDDFTGTGAVVSHALDFLKSQNEEYDYCCTIYATAPLLQEKYLIEAFKKLKNSDAKIAFSCTSMPFPIQRTFKITQDNRCEMFWPENFSKRSQDLEEAYQDAGQFYFDDLKKTSSEIVFGKNSIPIILPRYLVQDIDTLEDWDRAQFLYEAINNSMKKETT
- the pseC gene encoding UDP-4-amino-4,6-dideoxy-N-acetyl-beta-L-altrosamine transaminase, translated to MNFIPYGKQTISQDDIDSVLEVLKSDFLTIGPKVKEFEEKLCKVSGAKYCVVVSNGTAALHLASLCLLNKNDKVLTTPNSFLATSNSILYVGAKPIFVDIKEDGNIDLEACEEILKEDSSIKAIYIVHFSGKPVNQEKLKYLKEKYKIEILEDCAHSLGAKFNGIKAGSCKNSDCSIFSFHPVKHITTGEGGAITTNSKDIYEKLLILRNHGMLKTSSMKSWEYEMQELGFNYRITDISCALGLSQLKKLDNFVNKRKELAKYYDKAFLNTKVKPLYSFDENSSYHLYVVRIDFESLNISKEELFYKMREKNIGLQYHYIPINKQPFYRQLGYGDEITPIMDKYYKEAFSLPLYPNLSNEEQEYVIKTLLEIINE
- the pseB gene encoding UDP-N-acetylglucosamine 4,6-dehydratase (inverting), which encodes MFNDKTILITGGTGSFGKKYTEILLEKYKPNKIIIYSRDELKQYEMAQEYNDKCMRYFIGDVRDFQRLKKAMKDVDYVIHAAALKHVPIAEYNPMECIKTNIDGAQNVIDAAIENKVTKVIALSTDKAANPVNLYGATKLASDKLFVAANNLVGKQDTFFSVVRYGNVIGSRGSVIPFFKKLIDEGKQSLPITDTKMTRFMITLEQGVEFVLKNFERMKGGEIFVPKIPSMKITELALALAPNLSHEIIGIRPGEKLHEIMCPSDDSHLTYEFEDHFVIAPTIKFTSIRDYSENSIREKGIRVEQGFEYNSGKNDVWLSHKELLDLIKEY
- the recA gene encoding recombinase RecA, which encodes MDENQKKSLDLAIKQIDKTFGKGTLIRLGDKEVVPTEAISTGSLGLDLALGVGGLPQGRVIEIYGPESSGKTTLTLHAIAECQKAGGVCAFIDAEHALDTVYAKNLGVDIDNLLVSQPDYGEQALEILETVIRSGAVDLVVIDSVAALTPKVEIDGDMDDQQVGVQARLMSKALRKVTGLLNKMHCTVIFINQIRMKIGMTGYGSPETTTGGNALKFYSSVRLDIRRIATLKQAENSIGNRVKVKVVKNKVAAPFKLAEFDIMFGEGISKTGELIDYGVKLDIVDKAGAWFSYDNTKIGQGKENAKVFLKDNPEIAKEIEDKILTAMGINDELIQGEPETDEE